From Pseudanabaena sp. PCC 6802, one genomic window encodes:
- a CDS encoding VOC family protein, with translation MLDSARAKFKPIGFHHVHFYLEDVGYWCQWFETCLDFRAIATEIDSLVKDAQTSILQHGSIQIRLSAPLRASSPVAQFLSVHPPGIAEVGFTVNTDLLEDIVIPAWGDLTHRLIGKSHNQLPTKSITSSLFSHIDHIVLNVPVGEMHAAMQWYTERMGLRASDRFSIRTERSALKSIVMENEDRSIQMPINEPSTSNSQIQEFLDYNCGAGIQHLALHTYDIAIAVDRLEQSGVRFLKTEPKILIDTQPTHPNKALLQIFTQPIFDRPTFFFEIIQRRNDAQGFGEGNFQALFEAIEREQISRSTSLA, from the coding sequence ATGCTCGATTCTGCTAGAGCTAAATTCAAGCCGATTGGGTTTCACCACGTGCATTTTTATCTGGAAGATGTCGGGTATTGGTGCCAATGGTTTGAGACCTGTTTGGATTTCAGGGCGATCGCCACTGAGATCGATTCTCTAGTCAAAGATGCCCAGACAAGCATCTTACAGCACGGTTCCATCCAAATTCGCCTGTCTGCCCCCCTGCGCGCCAGCAGCCCGGTTGCGCAGTTCCTCTCAGTACATCCACCTGGCATTGCCGAAGTTGGGTTTACGGTCAATACCGATCTGCTTGAAGATATTGTTATCCCAGCTTGGGGAGATTTAACCCATCGTTTAATTGGTAAATCTCACAACCAGTTACCCACAAAATCTATAACTTCTAGTTTGTTCAGCCACATCGATCATATCGTGCTCAATGTCCCTGTGGGAGAAATGCATGCGGCTATGCAGTGGTATACCGAACGAATGGGCTTGCGGGCAAGCGATCGCTTCTCCATTCGCACCGAGCGATCGGCGCTGAAAAGTATCGTGATGGAAAACGAAGATAGATCGATTCAAATGCCCATCAACGAGCCATCCACATCCAACTCGCAAATCCAGGAATTCCTGGACTACAACTGCGGTGCTGGCATTCAACACCTGGCTTTACATACTTACGATATTGCGATCGCTGTCGATCGCTTAGAGCAAAGCGGCGTGAGATTCCTGAAGACCGAACCCAAAATTCTCATCGATACTCAGCCAACCCATCCAAATAAAGCTCTATTACAGATATTTACCCAGCCAATCTTCGATCGGCCTACATTCTTCTTTGAAATCATCCAGCGCCGCAATGATGCCCAGGGATTTGGTGAAGGAAATTTTCAGGCTTTATTTGAAGCGATCGAGCGCGAACAAATATCTCGGTCTACCTCACTAGCGTAA
- the glyQ gene encoding glycine--tRNA ligase subunit alpha: MDFQSVILSLQKYWSDRGCLIAQPYDTEKGAGTMSPHTFLRAIGPEPWRVAYVEPCRRPTDGRYGENPNRLQHYYQFQVLIKPSPDDILEQYLDSLKYLGIDPADHDVRFVEDDWESPTLGAWGVGWEVWLDGMEVTQFTYFQQAGGLDCRPVSVEITYGLERLVMYLQGVNSVFDITWQSHPELGQVSYGQVHHQSEVEHSHYNFGTKIQETELLFRLFNQYEEESARLIEVDLVLPAFDYVLKCSHTFNLLDARGAISVTERVRYIGRIRNLARQVAKLYLTQRENMGFPLCTAPEMQVAKA, from the coding sequence ATGGATTTTCAATCAGTTATCTTATCTCTACAAAAATATTGGAGCGATCGCGGTTGTCTAATTGCCCAGCCCTACGATACTGAAAAAGGGGCAGGTACTATGAGCCCGCATACTTTTTTGCGAGCAATCGGTCCCGAACCCTGGCGAGTTGCCTATGTCGAACCCTGTCGCCGACCGACGGATGGGCGATATGGGGAAAATCCTAACCGCTTGCAACACTACTACCAGTTTCAGGTATTGATTAAACCATCACCCGATGACATTCTGGAACAGTATCTCGATAGTCTGAAATATTTGGGAATCGACCCCGCCGATCACGACGTGCGTTTTGTAGAAGATGATTGGGAATCGCCTACTCTTGGAGCTTGGGGTGTAGGTTGGGAAGTATGGCTCGATGGCATGGAAGTAACGCAGTTTACCTATTTCCAGCAGGCAGGTGGTTTGGATTGTCGCCCTGTCTCCGTAGAGATTACCTATGGCTTAGAGCGACTGGTCATGTACCTGCAGGGCGTGAATTCTGTTTTCGATATTACCTGGCAATCGCATCCCGAACTGGGGCAGGTCAGTTACGGACAGGTACATCACCAGAGCGAAGTCGAACATAGCCATTACAACTTTGGCACAAAGATCCAGGAAACGGAATTATTATTCCGCTTATTCAATCAGTATGAAGAAGAGTCAGCGCGACTAATTGAAGTAGATTTAGTTTTACCTGCGTTTGATTATGTTTTGAAATGCTCGCATACCTTTAATTTGCTGGATGCGAGGGGTGCCATTTCCGTTACTGAACGGGTGCGATATATCGGACGCATTCGTAATTTAGCCAGACAAGTTGCCAAGCTTTATCTCACCCAAAGGGAGAATATGGGATTTCCTCTGTGTACGGCACCTGAAATGCAAGTTGCGAAAGCCTAA
- a CDS encoding NAD(P)/FAD-dependent oxidoreductase, translating to MSRICILGGGFGGLYTALSLTRLPWAETPEIILIDKSDRFLFTPLLYELVTGELQAWEIAPTFADLLADTGIHFVQGHVNDINIADREVSVAIASQIATMSYDRLLLAIGGETPIDLVPGASEYAIPFRTLADAQRLEQRLSFLEKSDREKIRVCIAGAGASGIELACKIADRLKERGRVRIVDRNPTILPDSTATNRAIAERALLTRGVWLDLSTSVSEVTEQEVTLDYSSGSDTLPVDIVMWTVGNSFSRLIQKLHLPHAQRGQILTEPTLQVQSHPDIFAIGDLASCPDENANPLPATAQVAFQQAQYCAFNIWASLHDRDLLPFRYLALGEFICLGTDSAAMSAFGRFSVDGIPAYVLRRFIYLLRMPTLQHQLKVGFNWIGKPILEAISSRMPPTANQRR from the coding sequence ATGAGTCGCATTTGTATTCTTGGTGGTGGATTTGGCGGTTTGTATACCGCCCTCAGCCTTACGCGTCTGCCCTGGGCAGAAACGCCAGAAATTATTTTGATCGACAAGAGCGATCGCTTTTTGTTTACACCGCTATTGTACGAGCTGGTAACGGGCGAGTTGCAAGCATGGGAGATCGCGCCAACTTTTGCCGATCTGCTAGCTGATACTGGCATTCATTTCGTGCAAGGTCACGTCAACGACATCAATATTGCCGATCGCGAAGTGAGCGTTGCCATTGCCTCTCAAATTGCTACTATGAGCTACGATCGCCTGCTGCTTGCGATCGGCGGCGAAACGCCCATCGACCTCGTACCCGGTGCGTCAGAATATGCCATCCCATTTCGTACCCTTGCCGATGCCCAGCGTCTGGAACAGCGTCTGAGCTTTTTGGAAAAGTCCGATCGCGAGAAAATTCGCGTTTGTATTGCTGGTGCGGGTGCAAGCGGGATCGAACTAGCCTGCAAGATTGCCGATCGCCTGAAAGAGAGGGGCAGAGTCCGCATTGTCGATCGCAATCCTACAATCTTGCCCGACTCGACTGCGACTAACAGGGCGATCGCCGAACGCGCGCTTCTAACCAGAGGAGTATGGCTGGATTTATCAACGAGCGTTTCCGAAGTGACCGAGCAGGAAGTAACACTGGACTACAGTAGCGGCAGCGACACCTTACCTGTTGATATTGTGATGTGGACGGTTGGCAACAGTTTTTCCAGACTAATTCAGAAACTGCACTTACCCCACGCGCAACGGGGGCAAATCCTGACGGAACCTACATTACAGGTACAAAGCCATCCAGATATCTTTGCCATAGGCGATCTGGCAAGCTGTCCTGACGAAAATGCCAACCCGTTACCCGCCACGGCGCAAGTAGCGTTCCAGCAGGCTCAATACTGTGCCTTTAATATCTGGGCTAGCCTGCACGATCGCGACCTACTGCCCTTCCGTTATCTCGCCTTGGGGGAGTTCATTTGTCTGGGCACAGATAGCGCTGCTATGTCAGCATTTGGACGCTTTTCCGTTGATGGCATTCCTGCTTATGTCCTTCGCCGCTTTATCTATCTTCTGCGCATGCCAACATTACAGCATCAACTTAAGGTAGGCTTTAACTGGATTGGTAAGCCGATTTTAGAAGCGATTTCGTCCCGAATGCCTCCGACCGCCAACCAAAGAAGATAA